A region from the Nonlabens sp. YIK11 genome encodes:
- a CDS encoding RagB/SusD family nutrient uptake outer membrane protein → MKNTFKITKRIYLASLVCGLFLFSCSEDFIEVESNQETEDALTAERAPELVNAVYNSLLRWEMSSFGWTGISSIASDDADKGSIPGDTGADKNLLDALNITPTIISVAEVWSGHYAGIQRANQAISRISQFEMEETLQNRLIGEARFLRALFYFRLVQVYGGVPIISNITSQDEITADILSRKTKEECYAFIENDLQFAIENLPAKSEYPASELGRATRGAAQTLLAKVSMYQSKWPEVLTLTDQVINSGEYDLTPNYEDIWKEISENNMESIFEIQARGTDPAAGVDKYSTIQGVRGESGWGWGFNTPSQDLADAYSPDDLRQDATFILAGETLFDGRVISPNVPNPRYNQKAYSSILTESEFTGKNVRLLRFAEVLLMNAEAKSILGGDVATPLNRVRRRAGLDPASDVSTMGVWEERRLELAFEHDRYFDLVRQGRAEAVLNSKGIPFVAGKHEVFPIPQEQIDLSGGALIQNPNY, encoded by the coding sequence ATGAAAAACACTTTTAAAATAACAAAACGAATCTATCTGGCATCTTTGGTATGCGGACTATTTTTATTCTCCTGCTCGGAAGATTTCATTGAAGTGGAATCTAATCAGGAAACCGAAGACGCTTTAACTGCGGAAAGAGCTCCAGAGTTAGTAAATGCGGTTTACAACAGTTTGTTGCGCTGGGAAATGAGTTCATTTGGATGGACAGGAATTTCCAGTATAGCATCTGATGACGCAGATAAAGGAAGCATTCCAGGAGATACTGGAGCCGACAAGAATTTATTGGACGCACTTAATATAACTCCAACTATCATTTCAGTAGCTGAAGTGTGGAGTGGTCACTATGCAGGAATCCAGCGTGCTAATCAAGCAATTTCGAGGATCTCTCAATTCGAAATGGAAGAAACTTTACAAAATAGACTTATTGGTGAAGCCCGTTTCTTAAGAGCATTGTTCTATTTCAGATTGGTTCAGGTTTACGGCGGTGTACCTATCATATCTAATATTACTTCTCAAGATGAGATCACCGCAGATATTTTATCTAGAAAAACCAAAGAAGAATGTTACGCATTTATTGAAAACGATTTGCAGTTTGCAATTGAAAACCTACCAGCAAAAAGTGAATATCCTGCTTCAGAACTTGGAAGGGCCACTAGAGGAGCTGCGCAAACTTTGCTAGCAAAAGTAAGTATGTATCAATCCAAATGGCCTGAGGTCTTAACCCTTACTGATCAAGTAATCAATTCTGGAGAATACGATCTTACTCCTAATTATGAAGATATATGGAAAGAGATATCAGAAAATAATATGGAATCCATATTTGAAATTCAAGCTAGAGGTACTGATCCTGCTGCCGGAGTGGACAAGTATAGTACCATCCAAGGTGTACGAGGCGAGAGTGGCTGGGGTTGGGGCTTTAACACTCCTTCACAAGATTTAGCAGATGCCTATAGTCCAGATGATCTAAGACAAGATGCCACTTTCATTCTTGCTGGAGAAACATTGTTTGACGGTAGAGTCATCAGTCCCAATGTTCCTAATCCACGCTATAATCAGAAAGCATACTCCAGCATTCTGACAGAATCAGAATTTACCGGTAAAAATGTAAGACTCTTAAGATTTGCCGAGGTTCTATTAATGAATGCCGAGGCAAAATCGATATTAGGTGGTGATGTTGCCACACCACTCAATCGAGTTAGACGACGTGCCGGTCTTGATCCTGCCAGCGATGTTAGCACGATGGGAGTTTGGGAAGAAAGAAGGTTAGAACTAGCGTTTGAACATGATAGATATTTTGACCTGGTAAGACAAGGTCGTGCCGAAGCAGTGTTGAATTCCAAAGGAATTCCTTTTGTAGCTGGAAAACATGAGGTGTTTCCTATACCTCAAGAACAAATTGATTTAAGTGGTGGAGCGCTTATTCAAAACCCTAATTACTAA
- a CDS encoding SusC/RagA family TonB-linked outer membrane protein codes for MSIQAKFFTAIIFLFFGQLVLAQKTISGKVFDNTNTPILGATVFIQSKNTGAQTDFDGEFNLQAEEGDVISVSYLGYVTQEFIVDDRNDYSIVLETDVNSLEEIVIVGYGKQKKAILTSSVSRVEGEEVAKEPVLNVTQALQGKAAGVNIIASDAPGQASTIIIRGLGTVQGGRDPLYVVDGILTDNINNINSSDIESVNILKDAASLAIYGNRGANGVVIVTTKRGKTGEMRVNLDAYTGFRDILTRVELANASEYVIYSNEALRRTYLTDNDPTNDNSTLGFIPTDQQYDTNWLEAITQIGLVNNFNLSASGGSENLNAFFSASFNEERGVLLNDQFNRLTVRSNIEYKLTEKLRFSHNFSSQLATGTPQNYALFTSAYKQAPIIPIRDENGDFGSSININNVANPAIDASNEFKEDKNKFFKLQGAFKIDYDILEDLTFTSRFSIETEYGRFYSFRNRLGNFLAQNPFNTVSSFEGELENPANTRLTVTHTNTYRWFLDNYFTYDKTFNDVHTINATLGITSEENGSEFLTATRNNVPLDSNLNFNLNTGDEDETQLNSGALSVRDRLYSYIARINYDYDDKYLFGGSFRRDGSSKFQKGQQYGNFFAVSAGWVLTQEDFMDETSFDILKLRASYGELGNQNVPLNVLAATTGAAGFYPFGQNQELQQGITITGTIQEDLTWETTEEYNFGVEFSLFDYRLSGELDVYQRLNRNAILQIDLPSLLGLDPFNASVGQIQNQGIELAVNWKDEITNDLSYSIGINTSYNENEITKVTNPFFLEQLGGFINNGQYTKKITVGQPLGSFYLYDVAGIDDNGDLVYKDLNEDGVVDESDRAYFGSYLPKFYGGVNLGAKYKSFDFTVDTYFNVGNKIYNGKKAQRFGNENIESINFNSRYTNGRPSNTTPRAFNDVPLSSTYYLEDGDFLRINNITVGYTLPLKEDFFLSNLRVYATAKNPFIFQKFSGFTPELPGAPLGNAGIELDAYPTLRSFYIGLNTSF; via the coding sequence ATGAGTATTCAAGCTAAATTTTTTACCGCTATAATCTTTCTGTTCTTTGGTCAACTTGTTTTAGCCCAAAAAACTATTTCTGGAAAGGTTTTCGATAATACAAATACTCCTATTCTAGGAGCGACAGTTTTCATTCAATCAAAAAACACTGGTGCTCAAACAGATTTTGACGGAGAGTTTAACCTACAAGCTGAAGAAGGTGATGTAATTAGTGTAAGCTACCTAGGGTATGTAACTCAAGAATTTATCGTTGATGATCGAAATGATTATAGTATCGTACTAGAGACCGATGTGAACTCTCTAGAGGAAATTGTTATAGTAGGTTATGGTAAACAAAAGAAGGCAATCCTCACCAGCTCTGTATCAAGAGTTGAAGGAGAAGAAGTTGCTAAAGAACCAGTTTTAAATGTGACTCAAGCTTTGCAGGGTAAAGCTGCTGGAGTTAACATCATTGCTTCTGACGCTCCTGGTCAAGCATCTACAATAATCATAAGAGGATTAGGAACCGTGCAAGGTGGAAGAGACCCCTTGTATGTTGTTGATGGTATCCTAACTGACAACATTAATAACATCAACTCGTCAGACATTGAATCCGTCAATATCTTGAAAGATGCTGCATCACTAGCTATTTATGGAAATAGAGGTGCCAATGGAGTAGTGATTGTTACTACTAAAAGAGGTAAAACAGGCGAGATGAGAGTCAATCTAGATGCGTACACTGGATTCAGAGATATACTTACCCGTGTTGAACTTGCAAATGCATCTGAATATGTTATCTATAGCAATGAAGCCTTGCGTAGAACCTACTTAACCGATAACGACCCTACTAACGATAATAGCACTTTAGGTTTTATACCAACAGATCAGCAATATGATACCAACTGGTTGGAAGCGATCACACAAATTGGCCTGGTTAATAATTTCAACCTCTCTGCTTCTGGAGGTTCCGAAAATTTAAATGCTTTCTTCAGTGCAAGTTTCAATGAAGAGCGCGGCGTTTTACTAAATGATCAATTCAATCGTCTTACAGTAAGAAGTAACATTGAGTACAAGTTAACGGAGAAATTAAGGTTCTCTCACAACTTTAGCTCTCAGCTAGCTACTGGTACTCCTCAGAATTATGCTCTGTTTACCTCTGCATACAAACAAGCTCCAATTATACCGATAAGAGATGAAAACGGAGATTTCGGGTCATCTATTAACATCAATAATGTTGCTAATCCAGCTATAGATGCCAGTAATGAATTTAAAGAAGACAAAAATAAATTTTTTAAGCTACAAGGAGCATTTAAAATTGACTACGACATTCTTGAAGACTTGACATTTACTTCAAGGTTTTCTATAGAAACAGAGTATGGTAGATTTTATTCCTTTAGAAACAGACTTGGTAATTTTTTAGCTCAGAACCCATTTAATACGGTAAGTAGTTTTGAAGGTGAATTAGAAAATCCAGCTAACACTAGACTTACAGTAACTCACACTAACACCTACAGATGGTTTTTAGATAACTATTTCACTTACGACAAAACATTTAATGATGTGCATACCATTAATGCAACCTTAGGTATCACCTCAGAGGAAAATGGTAGCGAATTTTTAACAGCTACTAGAAATAATGTTCCTCTGGATTCAAATTTAAATTTCAATCTAAATACTGGTGATGAAGATGAAACGCAGCTAAACTCTGGCGCGCTAAGTGTAAGAGACAGATTGTACTCGTACATAGCTCGTATCAACTATGATTATGATGACAAATATCTTTTTGGAGGATCCTTTAGAAGAGATGGCTCTAGCAAATTTCAAAAAGGTCAGCAGTATGGAAACTTCTTTGCAGTGAGTGCAGGTTGGGTTCTAACCCAAGAGGATTTCATGGATGAAACAAGTTTTGATATTCTAAAATTGAGAGCAAGCTATGGTGAATTGGGTAATCAAAATGTTCCGTTGAATGTCCTTGCCGCTACCACTGGTGCTGCTGGTTTCTACCCTTTTGGTCAAAATCAAGAACTGCAGCAGGGAATAACCATTACGGGAACAATTCAAGAAGATCTCACATGGGAAACCACCGAGGAGTACAATTTTGGGGTAGAATTTTCCCTTTTTGACTACAGATTATCTGGTGAGCTAGATGTTTATCAACGACTTAATAGAAATGCTATTCTACAAATAGATTTACCTAGTCTTCTTGGATTAGATCCATTCAACGCTAGCGTTGGTCAAATACAAAACCAAGGTATTGAGCTAGCCGTGAATTGGAAAGATGAAATAACCAATGATTTATCATACTCTATAGGTATTAATACTTCTTACAACGAAAATGAAATCACGAAAGTCACTAATCCGTTTTTCTTAGAACAATTAGGTGGTTTTATCAACAATGGCCAGTATACTAAGAAGATAACTGTAGGTCAACCTTTAGGTAGCTTCTATTTATACGATGTAGCCGGAATAGATGATAATGGAGACCTAGTTTATAAAGATCTCAATGAAGATGGTGTTGTAGATGAAAGTGACCGAGCATATTTCGGCTCTTATCTACCTAAGTTTTACGGTGGAGTAAATCTTGGTGCTAAGTATAAAAGCTTCGACTTTACAGTCGATACCTATTTCAATGTTGGTAATAAAATCTACAACGGTAAGAAAGCTCAGCGTTTTGGAAATGAAAATATTGAATCCATCAATTTCAACAGTCGTTATACGAATGGTCGTCCCAGCAACACGACGCCTAGAGCATTCAACGATGTTCCTTTATCGTCGACTTATTACCTAGAAGATGGAGATTTCTTGAGAATAAATAATATAACAGTAGGTTACACCCTGCCATTGAAAGAAGATTTTTTCTTGAGCAACCTAAGAGTTTACGCTACTGCTAAAAACCCATTTATATTCCAAAAGTTTTCTGGATTTACTCCTGAATTACCGGGAGCCCCTCTAGGAAATGCCGGAATTGAATTAGATGCTTACCCTACCCTACGATCATTTTACATTGGATTGAATACTTCGTTTTAA
- a CDS encoding glucoamylase family protein yields MKFALFTITAFLTTNCTNEDITAPPPDVGFIEQPTVERISSEALMDLVQERTFNYFWEFAESNSGLARETSKDNAIGGDGARVVTTGGSGFGIASFPAAVERGWITRSESIERMQKILNFLENCETYHGAFSHWYLGDSGVTRDFSPLDDGADIVETAFLLEGLLIYKQYMSVNDPEELDIRNRITALYDNVEWSFFERGQNVLTWHWSPDNEFAIDLQIQGWNEALLVYVLAAGSNTFPITRETYENGWARNGQMVNGNTYVGTMLPLGVDFGGPLFYSHYSFIGLDPRNLSDQYANYLEQNIAHSLINYEYCRNNPKDFLGYGGDSWGLTASNDYNGYAVHDPLNDIGVITPTAALSSFPYTPDKSMAAMEYFYYNLNDRLWGQYGFYDAFSEEFNYFDDGYLAIDQGPIVAMIENHRTQLLWNLFMQDEQVQKGLDVLGFIY; encoded by the coding sequence ATGAAGTTCGCCCTTTTTACCATTACAGCATTTCTTACTACCAATTGTACGAATGAGGACATCACCGCACCACCACCAGATGTTGGATTCATAGAACAGCCAACTGTAGAACGAATTTCTTCAGAAGCTTTGATGGACCTTGTTCAAGAAAGAACGTTTAATTACTTCTGGGAATTTGCTGAATCTAACAGTGGTCTTGCTAGAGAGACGTCAAAAGACAATGCTATAGGCGGCGATGGAGCTCGTGTTGTGACTACCGGTGGTTCAGGATTTGGTATAGCATCCTTTCCGGCAGCAGTGGAACGTGGATGGATCACGAGATCAGAATCTATAGAAAGAATGCAAAAAATCCTCAATTTCTTAGAAAATTGTGAGACGTATCACGGTGCATTTTCGCATTGGTATTTGGGAGATTCTGGAGTCACGAGAGATTTCAGTCCGCTTGATGATGGAGCAGATATCGTTGAAACAGCGTTTCTTTTGGAAGGACTTCTCATCTATAAGCAATATATGTCCGTGAACGACCCTGAAGAGCTAGACATAAGAAACCGCATCACCGCCTTATATGACAATGTGGAATGGAGTTTCTTTGAAAGAGGACAAAACGTATTGACTTGGCACTGGTCTCCTGATAACGAGTTTGCCATTGATTTACAAATTCAAGGATGGAATGAAGCTTTATTGGTTTACGTACTTGCAGCTGGATCAAATACTTTCCCTATCACCAGAGAAACTTATGAAAATGGCTGGGCTAGAAATGGTCAGATGGTCAACGGTAACACTTACGTTGGGACAATGTTGCCTTTGGGAGTTGATTTTGGAGGACCATTATTCTATTCTCACTACTCTTTCATAGGCTTGGATCCACGTAATCTATCTGATCAGTATGCAAACTATTTAGAGCAGAACATCGCCCATTCATTAATTAACTATGAATATTGTCGCAACAATCCAAAGGACTTTTTGGGTTATGGTGGTGATAGTTGGGGCTTAACCGCGAGCAATGACTACAACGGTTATGCGGTACATGATCCATTAAATGACATAGGAGTCATCACTCCTACTGCAGCATTATCATCTTTTCCTTATACACCAGACAAATCTATGGCAGCAATGGAATATTTCTATTACAACCTCAACGATCGTTTATGGGGTCAGTATGGCTTTTATGATGCCTTTAGTGAAGAGTTCAACTATTTCGACGATGGCTATTTAGCGATTGATCAAGGACCCATTGTAGCCATGATTGAAAACCATAGAACTCAATTGTTATGGAATTTATTCATGCAGGATGAACAAGTTCAGAAAGGACTAGACGTATTAGGATTTATTTATTAA